One genomic region from Anguilla rostrata isolate EN2019 chromosome 2, ASM1855537v3, whole genome shotgun sequence encodes:
- the pms2 gene encoding mismatch repair endonuclease PMS2 isoform X2 produces MNDACPEPAPAIRPIDRHSVHQICSGQVVLTLATAVKELVENSIDAGATIVEIRLKEYGAEQVEVSDNGKGVDEANFEGLTLKHHTSKLSNFSDLIHVETFGFRGEALSSLCALSDLSVVTCHESAQVGTRLAFDHNGQLTQRSPHPRQQGTTVTLQQLFYTLPVRHKEFQRNIKKEYSKMVHVLQSYCIISTGVRITCTNQVGQGKRSVVLCTSGSHSMKDNIGAVFGPRQLQSVVPFRQLPPTEAVKEDYGLGGVGVPEDFFTISGFVSQGDHGVGRSSTDRQFFYINNRPCDPSKVSKLVNEVYHMFNRHQYPFVALNITVASDCVDVNVTPDKRQIFLQEEKLLLATVKSSMIAMYETGVNKISLSHTTLPMPHVSRAVDTSTSVTNRENTCDSEAASEVKDTVEPGLTHAKSSLNLAGLRAAFSLHQTAGVGTREIASTVPHQGPAQKKLQCFFRSTESSSSSSSSASGPALQSLFRHSRDAVKHSPGKGLVSQENRGEGKAGSDIDSGRGSTVSERDSVTGTPESVCGTVSEFSSPDTEEVEPSVKSESAGGSWDEDHKPAECESLEGSHAAEDSSSSPGTKRARLDEPVSETCTAQSPSEAQAPPGRLKVDTPVQMRKRTVPLQFSLPELAARLQRLQRQESERAEGLKYRRFRASISPGENQSAEDELKKEISKDMFREMEIIGQFNLGFIITKLKSDVFMIDQHASDEKYNFEMLQQHTVLQGQRLIAPQNLHLPAVSETVLIENLEIFQKNGFDFIIDEKAQVTERVKLVSLPTSKNWTFGPSDIEEMIFMLSDSPGVMCRPSRVRQMFASRACRKSVMIGTALNISEMKKLVVHMGEIEQPWNCPHGRPTMRHLANLDVLSQD; encoded by the exons ATGAATGACGCTTG CCCAGAACCAGCTCCGGCCATCAGGCCCATAGACCGTCACTCTGTGCATCAGATCTGCTCTGGACAGGTTGTCCTGACCTTGGCAACAGCTGTAAAAGAACTGGTGGAAAACAGCATAGACGCAGGAGCCACCATTGTTG AAATCCGGCTGAAAGAGTATGGAGCAGAGCAGGTGGAAGTGTCAGATAATGGAAAAGGGGTGGATGAGGCCAACTTTGAAGGACTGA CCCTGAAGCACCATACTTCCAAGCTGAGCAACTTCTCAGACCTGATTCATGTGGAAACATTTGGGTTCCGAGGTGAAGCCCTCAGCTCGCTGTGTGCTCTCAG CGACCTGAGCGTGGTGACATGCCACGAGTCTGCTCAGGTGGGCACGCGCCTGGCGTTTGATCACAATGGCCAGCTGACCCAGCGCAGCCCACACCCTCGCCAGCAGGGCACAACGGTGACTCTGCAGCAGCTCTTCTACACTCTGCCTGTACGCCACAAAGAGTTCCAGCGCAACATCAAGAAG GAATACTCCAAGATGGTACATGTCCTGCAGTCATACTGTATCATCTCCACTGGTGTGCGCATCACCTGTACTAATCAGGTGGGCCAGGGCAAGCGAAGCGTTGTTCTCTGTACCAGTGGCAGCCACAGCATGAAAGACAATATTGGAGCAGTGTTTGGACCCAGGCAG CTCCAGAGTGTGGTCCCCTTTCGGCAGCTGCCCCCCACAGAGGCGGTAAAGGAGGATTACGGTCTTGGAGGGGTGGGAGTGCCTGAGGACTTCTTTAC GATTTCAGGTTTTGTGTCTCAAGGAGATCACGGTGTGGGCAGAAgctccacagacagacagttctTCTACATCAACAACAGGCCCTGTGATCCATCAAAG gTCTCCAAACTTGTAAATGAAGTCTATCACATGTTTAACAGACATCAGTATCCATTTGTTGCCTTGAACATAACTGTTGCTTCAG ACTGCGTTGATGTTAATGTGACACCGGATAAGCGTCAGATCTTCCTCCAAGAAGAGAAGCTGCTGCTGGCCACCGTGAAGAGCTCAATGATTGCAATGTATGAAACTGGTGTCAACAAGATCAGCCTCAGCCACACAACTCTGCCCATGCCTC ATGTATCTAGAGCAGTCGATACTTCTACTTCTGTGACAAACCGTGAAAACACATGTGATTCTGAAGCTGCCTCTGAAGTCAAAGATACGGTAGAGCCTGGTCTCACGCATGCTAAGTCATCACTGAACTTAGCTGGGCTGAGGGCAGCGTTCTCGCTGCACCAGACAGCGGGTGTGGGCACCAGGGAGATCGCCAGTACAGTCCCTCACCAAGGCCCAGCTCAGAAGAAGCTGCAGTGCTTTTTCAGGAGCactgaaagcagcagcagcagcagcagcagcgccagTGGACCAGCTCTGCAGTCACTTTTCAGACATTCACGAGATGCAGTGAAACATTCCCCTGGGAAGGGGCTGGTGTCACAGGAGAACAGGGGCGAAGGGAAAGCAGGTAGTGACATAGACTCGGGGAGGGGAAGCACTGTGTCAGAGCGTGACTCGGTCACGGGGACCCCGGAGAGCGTGTGTGGAACTGTGTCAGAGTTCAGCTCCCCAGACACAGAGGAGGTTGAGCCCAGTGTTAAAAGTGAGAGCGCAGGGGGATCGTGGGATGAAGATCATAAACCTGCTGAGTGCGAGAGCTTAGAGGGATCCCACGCCGCTGAGGACAGCAGCTCTAGTCCTGGAACAAAGAGAGCGAGGCTGGATGAGCCCGTCTCTGAAACCTGCACAGCCCAGTCACCTTCAGAAGCTCAGGCCCCTCCTGGCAGGCTGAAGGTGGACACTCCTGTCCAAATGCGGAAGAGGACCGTTCCGCTGCAGTTCTCCCTGCCTGAGCTGGCAGCCAGGCTGCAGAGGCTGCAGAGACAAGAGAGCGAGCGGGCAGAAGGGCTCAAGTACAGGCGATTCAGGGCCAGCATCAGCCCTGGAGAGAACCAGAGTGCTGAGGATGAGCTGAAGAAGGAGATCAG CAAGGACATGTTTAGGGAGATGGAGATCATCGGACAATTCAACCTGGGCTTCATCATTACCAAGCTGAAGTCTGACGTCTTCATGATTGACCAGCATGCCTCAGATGAGAAGTACAACTTTGAGATGCTGCAACAGCACACTGTCTTACAAGGGCAGAGACTCATAGC TCCACAGAATCTGCATCTTCCAGCAGTCAGTGAGACTGTATTGATTGAGAACTTGGAAATCTTTCAGAAAAATGGCTTTGATTTCATCATTGATGAAAAAG CCCAAGTCACGGAAAGGGTGAAGCTGGTATCCCTACCCACCAGCAAGAACTGGACCTTTGGCCCTAGTGACATCGAGGAAATGATCTTCATGCTGAGTGACAGCCCAGGAGTCATGTGCCGGCCCTCTCGCGTTAGGCAGATGTTTGCCTCCAGAGCATGTCGCAAGTCG GTGATGATAGGCACTGCACTAAACATCAGTGAAATGAAGAAGCTGGTAGTGCATATGGGGGAGATTGAGCAGCCATGGAACTGCCCACATGGCCGACCTACCATGAGGCACCTGGCTAACCTTGACGTGCTCTCACAAGATTGA
- the pms2 gene encoding mismatch repair endonuclease PMS2 isoform X3, translating to MSSAAALKHHTSKLSNFSDLIHVETFGFRGEALSSLCALSDLSVVTCHESAQVGTRLAFDHNGQLTQRSPHPRQQGTTVTLQQLFYTLPVRHKEFQRNIKKEYSKMVHVLQSYCIISTGVRITCTNQVGQGKRSVVLCTSGSHSMKDNIGAVFGPRQLQSVVPFRQLPPTEAVKEDYGLGGVGVPEDFFTISGFVSQGDHGVGRSSTDRQFFYINNRPCDPSKVSKLVNEVYHMFNRHQYPFVALNITVASDCVDVNVTPDKRQIFLQEEKLLLATVKSSMIAMYETGVNKISLSHTTLPMPHVSRAVDTSTSVTNRENTCDSEAASEVKDTVEPGLTHAKSSLNLAGLRAAFSLHQTAGVGTREIASTVPHQGPAQKKLQCFFRSTESSSSSSSSASGPALQSLFRHSRDAVKHSPGKGLVSQENRGEGKAGSDIDSGRGSTVSERDSVTGTPESVCGTVSEFSSPDTEEVEPSVKSESAGGSWDEDHKPAECESLEGSHAAEDSSSSPGTKRARLDEPVSETCTAQSPSEAQAPPGRLKVDTPVQMRKRTVPLQFSLPELAARLQRLQRQESERAEGLKYRRFRASISPGENQSAEDELKKEISKDMFREMEIIGQFNLGFIITKLKSDVFMIDQHASDEKYNFEMLQQHTVLQGQRLIAPQNLHLPAVSETVLIENLEIFQKNGFDFIIDEKAQVTERVKLVSLPTSKNWTFGPSDIEEMIFMLSDSPGVMCRPSRVRQMFASRACRKSVMIGTALNISEMKKLVVHMGEIEQPWNCPHGRPTMRHLANLDVLSQD from the exons ATGTCTTCGGCTGCTG CCCTGAAGCACCATACTTCCAAGCTGAGCAACTTCTCAGACCTGATTCATGTGGAAACATTTGGGTTCCGAGGTGAAGCCCTCAGCTCGCTGTGTGCTCTCAG CGACCTGAGCGTGGTGACATGCCACGAGTCTGCTCAGGTGGGCACGCGCCTGGCGTTTGATCACAATGGCCAGCTGACCCAGCGCAGCCCACACCCTCGCCAGCAGGGCACAACGGTGACTCTGCAGCAGCTCTTCTACACTCTGCCTGTACGCCACAAAGAGTTCCAGCGCAACATCAAGAAG GAATACTCCAAGATGGTACATGTCCTGCAGTCATACTGTATCATCTCCACTGGTGTGCGCATCACCTGTACTAATCAGGTGGGCCAGGGCAAGCGAAGCGTTGTTCTCTGTACCAGTGGCAGCCACAGCATGAAAGACAATATTGGAGCAGTGTTTGGACCCAGGCAG CTCCAGAGTGTGGTCCCCTTTCGGCAGCTGCCCCCCACAGAGGCGGTAAAGGAGGATTACGGTCTTGGAGGGGTGGGAGTGCCTGAGGACTTCTTTAC GATTTCAGGTTTTGTGTCTCAAGGAGATCACGGTGTGGGCAGAAgctccacagacagacagttctTCTACATCAACAACAGGCCCTGTGATCCATCAAAG gTCTCCAAACTTGTAAATGAAGTCTATCACATGTTTAACAGACATCAGTATCCATTTGTTGCCTTGAACATAACTGTTGCTTCAG ACTGCGTTGATGTTAATGTGACACCGGATAAGCGTCAGATCTTCCTCCAAGAAGAGAAGCTGCTGCTGGCCACCGTGAAGAGCTCAATGATTGCAATGTATGAAACTGGTGTCAACAAGATCAGCCTCAGCCACACAACTCTGCCCATGCCTC ATGTATCTAGAGCAGTCGATACTTCTACTTCTGTGACAAACCGTGAAAACACATGTGATTCTGAAGCTGCCTCTGAAGTCAAAGATACGGTAGAGCCTGGTCTCACGCATGCTAAGTCATCACTGAACTTAGCTGGGCTGAGGGCAGCGTTCTCGCTGCACCAGACAGCGGGTGTGGGCACCAGGGAGATCGCCAGTACAGTCCCTCACCAAGGCCCAGCTCAGAAGAAGCTGCAGTGCTTTTTCAGGAGCactgaaagcagcagcagcagcagcagcagcgccagTGGACCAGCTCTGCAGTCACTTTTCAGACATTCACGAGATGCAGTGAAACATTCCCCTGGGAAGGGGCTGGTGTCACAGGAGAACAGGGGCGAAGGGAAAGCAGGTAGTGACATAGACTCGGGGAGGGGAAGCACTGTGTCAGAGCGTGACTCGGTCACGGGGACCCCGGAGAGCGTGTGTGGAACTGTGTCAGAGTTCAGCTCCCCAGACACAGAGGAGGTTGAGCCCAGTGTTAAAAGTGAGAGCGCAGGGGGATCGTGGGATGAAGATCATAAACCTGCTGAGTGCGAGAGCTTAGAGGGATCCCACGCCGCTGAGGACAGCAGCTCTAGTCCTGGAACAAAGAGAGCGAGGCTGGATGAGCCCGTCTCTGAAACCTGCACAGCCCAGTCACCTTCAGAAGCTCAGGCCCCTCCTGGCAGGCTGAAGGTGGACACTCCTGTCCAAATGCGGAAGAGGACCGTTCCGCTGCAGTTCTCCCTGCCTGAGCTGGCAGCCAGGCTGCAGAGGCTGCAGAGACAAGAGAGCGAGCGGGCAGAAGGGCTCAAGTACAGGCGATTCAGGGCCAGCATCAGCCCTGGAGAGAACCAGAGTGCTGAGGATGAGCTGAAGAAGGAGATCAG CAAGGACATGTTTAGGGAGATGGAGATCATCGGACAATTCAACCTGGGCTTCATCATTACCAAGCTGAAGTCTGACGTCTTCATGATTGACCAGCATGCCTCAGATGAGAAGTACAACTTTGAGATGCTGCAACAGCACACTGTCTTACAAGGGCAGAGACTCATAGC TCCACAGAATCTGCATCTTCCAGCAGTCAGTGAGACTGTATTGATTGAGAACTTGGAAATCTTTCAGAAAAATGGCTTTGATTTCATCATTGATGAAAAAG CCCAAGTCACGGAAAGGGTGAAGCTGGTATCCCTACCCACCAGCAAGAACTGGACCTTTGGCCCTAGTGACATCGAGGAAATGATCTTCATGCTGAGTGACAGCCCAGGAGTCATGTGCCGGCCCTCTCGCGTTAGGCAGATGTTTGCCTCCAGAGCATGTCGCAAGTCG GTGATGATAGGCACTGCACTAAACATCAGTGAAATGAAGAAGCTGGTAGTGCATATGGGGGAGATTGAGCAGCCATGGAACTGCCCACATGGCCGACCTACCATGAGGCACCTGGCTAACCTTGACGTGCTCTCACAAGATTGA
- the pms2 gene encoding mismatch repair endonuclease PMS2 isoform X1, which translates to MGKHFSHVFGCCPEPAPAIRPIDRHSVHQICSGQVVLTLATAVKELVENSIDAGATIVEIRLKEYGAEQVEVSDNGKGVDEANFEGLTLKHHTSKLSNFSDLIHVETFGFRGEALSSLCALSDLSVVTCHESAQVGTRLAFDHNGQLTQRSPHPRQQGTTVTLQQLFYTLPVRHKEFQRNIKKEYSKMVHVLQSYCIISTGVRITCTNQVGQGKRSVVLCTSGSHSMKDNIGAVFGPRQLQSVVPFRQLPPTEAVKEDYGLGGVGVPEDFFTISGFVSQGDHGVGRSSTDRQFFYINNRPCDPSKVSKLVNEVYHMFNRHQYPFVALNITVASDCVDVNVTPDKRQIFLQEEKLLLATVKSSMIAMYETGVNKISLSHTTLPMPHVSRAVDTSTSVTNRENTCDSEAASEVKDTVEPGLTHAKSSLNLAGLRAAFSLHQTAGVGTREIASTVPHQGPAQKKLQCFFRSTESSSSSSSSASGPALQSLFRHSRDAVKHSPGKGLVSQENRGEGKAGSDIDSGRGSTVSERDSVTGTPESVCGTVSEFSSPDTEEVEPSVKSESAGGSWDEDHKPAECESLEGSHAAEDSSSSPGTKRARLDEPVSETCTAQSPSEAQAPPGRLKVDTPVQMRKRTVPLQFSLPELAARLQRLQRQESERAEGLKYRRFRASISPGENQSAEDELKKEISKDMFREMEIIGQFNLGFIITKLKSDVFMIDQHASDEKYNFEMLQQHTVLQGQRLIAPQNLHLPAVSETVLIENLEIFQKNGFDFIIDEKAQVTERVKLVSLPTSKNWTFGPSDIEEMIFMLSDSPGVMCRPSRVRQMFASRACRKSVMIGTALNISEMKKLVVHMGEIEQPWNCPHGRPTMRHLANLDVLSQD; encoded by the exons atgggaaaacatttttcgCATGTCTTCGGCTGCTG CCCAGAACCAGCTCCGGCCATCAGGCCCATAGACCGTCACTCTGTGCATCAGATCTGCTCTGGACAGGTTGTCCTGACCTTGGCAACAGCTGTAAAAGAACTGGTGGAAAACAGCATAGACGCAGGAGCCACCATTGTTG AAATCCGGCTGAAAGAGTATGGAGCAGAGCAGGTGGAAGTGTCAGATAATGGAAAAGGGGTGGATGAGGCCAACTTTGAAGGACTGA CCCTGAAGCACCATACTTCCAAGCTGAGCAACTTCTCAGACCTGATTCATGTGGAAACATTTGGGTTCCGAGGTGAAGCCCTCAGCTCGCTGTGTGCTCTCAG CGACCTGAGCGTGGTGACATGCCACGAGTCTGCTCAGGTGGGCACGCGCCTGGCGTTTGATCACAATGGCCAGCTGACCCAGCGCAGCCCACACCCTCGCCAGCAGGGCACAACGGTGACTCTGCAGCAGCTCTTCTACACTCTGCCTGTACGCCACAAAGAGTTCCAGCGCAACATCAAGAAG GAATACTCCAAGATGGTACATGTCCTGCAGTCATACTGTATCATCTCCACTGGTGTGCGCATCACCTGTACTAATCAGGTGGGCCAGGGCAAGCGAAGCGTTGTTCTCTGTACCAGTGGCAGCCACAGCATGAAAGACAATATTGGAGCAGTGTTTGGACCCAGGCAG CTCCAGAGTGTGGTCCCCTTTCGGCAGCTGCCCCCCACAGAGGCGGTAAAGGAGGATTACGGTCTTGGAGGGGTGGGAGTGCCTGAGGACTTCTTTAC GATTTCAGGTTTTGTGTCTCAAGGAGATCACGGTGTGGGCAGAAgctccacagacagacagttctTCTACATCAACAACAGGCCCTGTGATCCATCAAAG gTCTCCAAACTTGTAAATGAAGTCTATCACATGTTTAACAGACATCAGTATCCATTTGTTGCCTTGAACATAACTGTTGCTTCAG ACTGCGTTGATGTTAATGTGACACCGGATAAGCGTCAGATCTTCCTCCAAGAAGAGAAGCTGCTGCTGGCCACCGTGAAGAGCTCAATGATTGCAATGTATGAAACTGGTGTCAACAAGATCAGCCTCAGCCACACAACTCTGCCCATGCCTC ATGTATCTAGAGCAGTCGATACTTCTACTTCTGTGACAAACCGTGAAAACACATGTGATTCTGAAGCTGCCTCTGAAGTCAAAGATACGGTAGAGCCTGGTCTCACGCATGCTAAGTCATCACTGAACTTAGCTGGGCTGAGGGCAGCGTTCTCGCTGCACCAGACAGCGGGTGTGGGCACCAGGGAGATCGCCAGTACAGTCCCTCACCAAGGCCCAGCTCAGAAGAAGCTGCAGTGCTTTTTCAGGAGCactgaaagcagcagcagcagcagcagcagcgccagTGGACCAGCTCTGCAGTCACTTTTCAGACATTCACGAGATGCAGTGAAACATTCCCCTGGGAAGGGGCTGGTGTCACAGGAGAACAGGGGCGAAGGGAAAGCAGGTAGTGACATAGACTCGGGGAGGGGAAGCACTGTGTCAGAGCGTGACTCGGTCACGGGGACCCCGGAGAGCGTGTGTGGAACTGTGTCAGAGTTCAGCTCCCCAGACACAGAGGAGGTTGAGCCCAGTGTTAAAAGTGAGAGCGCAGGGGGATCGTGGGATGAAGATCATAAACCTGCTGAGTGCGAGAGCTTAGAGGGATCCCACGCCGCTGAGGACAGCAGCTCTAGTCCTGGAACAAAGAGAGCGAGGCTGGATGAGCCCGTCTCTGAAACCTGCACAGCCCAGTCACCTTCAGAAGCTCAGGCCCCTCCTGGCAGGCTGAAGGTGGACACTCCTGTCCAAATGCGGAAGAGGACCGTTCCGCTGCAGTTCTCCCTGCCTGAGCTGGCAGCCAGGCTGCAGAGGCTGCAGAGACAAGAGAGCGAGCGGGCAGAAGGGCTCAAGTACAGGCGATTCAGGGCCAGCATCAGCCCTGGAGAGAACCAGAGTGCTGAGGATGAGCTGAAGAAGGAGATCAG CAAGGACATGTTTAGGGAGATGGAGATCATCGGACAATTCAACCTGGGCTTCATCATTACCAAGCTGAAGTCTGACGTCTTCATGATTGACCAGCATGCCTCAGATGAGAAGTACAACTTTGAGATGCTGCAACAGCACACTGTCTTACAAGGGCAGAGACTCATAGC TCCACAGAATCTGCATCTTCCAGCAGTCAGTGAGACTGTATTGATTGAGAACTTGGAAATCTTTCAGAAAAATGGCTTTGATTTCATCATTGATGAAAAAG CCCAAGTCACGGAAAGGGTGAAGCTGGTATCCCTACCCACCAGCAAGAACTGGACCTTTGGCCCTAGTGACATCGAGGAAATGATCTTCATGCTGAGTGACAGCCCAGGAGTCATGTGCCGGCCCTCTCGCGTTAGGCAGATGTTTGCCTCCAGAGCATGTCGCAAGTCG GTGATGATAGGCACTGCACTAAACATCAGTGAAATGAAGAAGCTGGTAGTGCATATGGGGGAGATTGAGCAGCCATGGAACTGCCCACATGGCCGACCTACCATGAGGCACCTGGCTAACCTTGACGTGCTCTCACAAGATTGA